In a genomic window of Gossypium arboreum isolate Shixiya-1 chromosome 9, ASM2569848v2, whole genome shotgun sequence:
- the LOC108456171 gene encoding uncharacterized protein LOC108456171 isoform X2: protein MEAVGMESHVPSNPKGESWTEEKHVHFLNSMEAWFVRTMLENNDRYTLRLDRHLPDTCESTLDSKHNVHKRNKYVTSDFIGTKRSKTKGRPDKRSRRPSQPHHSFQDQVVPQLQKQKTR, encoded by the exons ATGGAGGCGGTGGGCATGGAGTCGCACGTGCCAAGCAACCCAAAGGGTGAGTCATGGACGGAGGAGAAGCATGTGCACTTCCTTAACTCCATGGAAGCTTGGTTCGTCCGTACAATGCTTGAGAACAACGATCGCTACACTCTCCGTCTCGATCGTCACCTCCCCGACACCTGCGAGTCGACTCTGGATTCCAAACACAATGTTCATAAAAGAAACAAGTACGTCACTTCAG ATTTTATCGGCACAAAACGAAGCAAAACGAAGGGCAGGCCTGATAAAAGATCAAGGAGACCATCTCAACCGCATCATTCTTTCCAAGATCAG GTAGTTCCACAGCTCCAAAAACAGAAGACAAGATAA
- the LOC108456171 gene encoding uncharacterized protein LOC108456171 isoform X1 encodes MEAVGMESHVPSNPKGESWTEEKHVHFLNSMEAWFVRTMLENNDRYTLRLDRHLPDTCESTLDSKHNVHKRNKYVTSVDFIGTKRSKTKGRPDKRSRRPSQPHHSFQDQVVPQLQKQKTR; translated from the exons ATGGAGGCGGTGGGCATGGAGTCGCACGTGCCAAGCAACCCAAAGGGTGAGTCATGGACGGAGGAGAAGCATGTGCACTTCCTTAACTCCATGGAAGCTTGGTTCGTCCGTACAATGCTTGAGAACAACGATCGCTACACTCTCCGTCTCGATCGTCACCTCCCCGACACCTGCGAGTCGACTCTGGATTCCAAACACAATGTTCATAAAAGAAACAAGTACGTCACTTCAG TAGATTTTATCGGCACAAAACGAAGCAAAACGAAGGGCAGGCCTGATAAAAGATCAAGGAGACCATCTCAACCGCATCATTCTTTCCAAGATCAG GTAGTTCCACAGCTCCAAAAACAGAAGACAAGATAA